A genomic window from Longimicrobiaceae bacterium includes:
- a CDS encoding YeeE/YedE thiosulfate transporter family protein: MSAAAPARVPRFALLAEAAPAAVPSRAKAYASPYAAGVGIGLALLAAFCIAGRGLGASGAFSSAVAVGVSTLSPEHAAANPAFADYLPAGGGAGLRDWLVWEIAGVTLGGMLSAWFGGRFKWMTERGPRVTENRRLVHAFAGGAVMGIGAKLARGCTSGQALTGGALLSVGSWIFIAAAFAAAYAVAPLFRRQWT; encoded by the coding sequence ATGAGCGCCGCGGCCCCCGCGCGCGTGCCGCGGTTCGCGCTCCTGGCGGAAGCGGCGCCCGCCGCCGTCCCGTCGCGCGCGAAGGCCTACGCCAGCCCGTACGCGGCGGGCGTGGGGATCGGGCTCGCGCTGCTGGCGGCGTTCTGCATCGCCGGGCGCGGGCTGGGCGCCTCGGGCGCGTTCTCGTCCGCCGTCGCGGTGGGCGTGTCCACGCTCTCGCCGGAGCACGCGGCCGCGAACCCTGCTTTCGCGGATTACCTGCCCGCGGGCGGCGGCGCCGGGCTGCGCGACTGGCTGGTGTGGGAGATCGCCGGCGTCACGCTGGGGGGCATGCTCAGCGCCTGGTTCGGCGGCCGGTTCAAGTGGATGACGGAGCGCGGCCCGCGGGTGACGGAGAACCGGCGCCTCGTGCACGCCTTCGCCGGCGGCGCGGTGATGGGCATCGGGGCCAAGCTGGCGCGCGGCTGCACCAGCGGCCAGGCGCTCACCGGCGGCGCGCTGCTGAGCGTGGGAAGCTGGATCTTCATCGCCGCGGCGTTCGCCGCCGCGTACGCCGTCGCCCCTCTCTTCCGGAGGCAGTGGACATGA
- a CDS encoding YeeE/YedE thiosulfate transporter family protein, producing the protein MTALPFFSPVAADGAAGLLAALGIGVAFGWSLERAGLGSARKLAAQFYLTDLAVFRVMFTAIVTAALGVFWLSWLGVLDLAQVYVPPTFLLPQAVGGIVFGAGMVAGGLCPGTGCVAAATGRKDGAAVVAGMLAGVFVFSEVFPLVRRFYERTPRGALTFPALLNLPYGVVLFALVALALGGFAGADRVERRARRLAAGGG; encoded by the coding sequence ATGACCGCGCTTCCCTTCTTCTCCCCCGTCGCGGCGGACGGTGCCGCGGGGCTGCTCGCGGCGCTCGGGATCGGCGTGGCGTTCGGCTGGTCGCTGGAGCGCGCGGGGCTGGGCAGCGCGCGAAAGCTCGCAGCGCAGTTCTACCTGACGGACCTCGCCGTCTTCCGCGTGATGTTCACCGCCATCGTCACGGCCGCGCTGGGCGTGTTCTGGCTCTCGTGGCTGGGCGTGCTCGACCTCGCGCAGGTCTACGTCCCACCCACCTTCCTGCTGCCGCAAGCCGTCGGCGGGATCGTCTTCGGCGCGGGGATGGTGGCGGGCGGGCTGTGCCCGGGCACCGGCTGCGTGGCCGCTGCGACGGGGCGGAAGGACGGCGCGGCGGTGGTCGCGGGGATGCTCGCCGGCGTCTTCGTCTTCTCCGAGGTGTTCCCGCTCGTCCGCCGTTTCTACGAGCGCACGCCACGCGGCGCGCTCACCTTCCCCGCGCTCCTGAACCTGCCGTACGGCGTCGTCCTGTTTGCGCTCGTCGCCCTGGCGCTGGGCGGCTTCGCGGGCGCGGACCGCGTCGAGCGGCGGGCGCGGCGCCTGGCCGCGGGAGGCGGATGA
- a CDS encoding rhodanese-like domain-containing protein — MMPIPRISRKHALAGCAGVLGVLALVAGEPNRGTGATVDVDRLAAIVQAEQDHVTALELAQWIRDWKPGLRVIDVRGADDFAAYHLPTAENFSVTQLTRARFRADETVVLYSEGGTHAAQGWFFLRAKGLERVFFLREGLYEWATQIVEPRLPDDASPQAKARWPEQAALSRYFGGSPRVGGTAQTVDDPTAALPRASHDDAGGELPRPASGEASASTAAVARIRARGC, encoded by the coding sequence ATGATGCCCATCCCGCGCATCTCCCGAAAGCACGCGCTGGCCGGCTGCGCGGGCGTCCTCGGCGTGCTCGCCCTCGTCGCGGGCGAGCCGAACCGAGGGACGGGCGCGACGGTAGATGTCGATCGGCTGGCCGCCATCGTCCAGGCGGAGCAGGACCACGTCACCGCGCTGGAGCTCGCGCAGTGGATTCGCGACTGGAAGCCCGGCCTGCGCGTGATCGACGTGCGCGGCGCCGACGACTTCGCCGCCTACCATCTCCCGACGGCGGAGAACTTTTCGGTCACGCAGCTCACGCGGGCGCGCTTCCGGGCGGACGAGACGGTCGTCCTCTACTCCGAGGGCGGCACGCACGCGGCGCAGGGCTGGTTCTTCCTGCGGGCGAAGGGCCTGGAGCGTGTCTTCTTCCTCCGCGAGGGCCTGTACGAGTGGGCGACGCAGATCGTGGAGCCGCGCCTGCCGGACGACGCGTCGCCCCAGGCGAAGGCGCGCTGGCCGGAGCAGGCGGCGCTCAGCCGCTACTTCGGCGGCAGCCCGCGCGTGGGCGGAACGGCGCAGACGGTGGACGATCCAACCGCCGCGCTCCCCCGCGCATCTCACGACGACGCCGGGGGTGAGCTTCCCCGTCCGGCGTCGGGAGAGGCGAGCGCGAGCACGGCCGCCGTGGCGCGCATCCGCGCCCGCGGATGCTGA
- a CDS encoding aminotransferase class V-fold PLP-dependent enzyme, translating to MPSQIEAYFRTLRACEFGRLDEQGHAYLDYTGTALYADSLVRGHAALLGGSILGNPHSDSPSSRDSTAHVEAARAAVLRHFDADPAEYAVCFTGNASGALRLVGEAYPFAAGSRFVLSADNHNSVNGIRRFAERAGADVRYVPLDGEMRMADPEPVLAGADRSAPNLFAFPAQSNFSGVRHPLALVGQAKEMGYDVLLDAAAFVPTSALRLRDVRPDFVALSFYKMFGYPTGVGALIARREALARLRRPWFAGGTVEFVSTQHPLHMLKDGAEAFEDGTVNFLGIAAVPAGLRLLEEVGMQRLGYHLAGLTRLLLNALSEMRHPCGAPLVRIYGPHDGEDRGATVALNILNRDGHAVDYEIVETRAAQAGVSVRGGCFCNPGAAEHAFAFPAKNSLCCLRVLARDGFTTGRFRRCLAGPPVGAVRVSLGVATVESDLRRFLTVVESFRGEAGHRARREPAAGVIGTPGAAA from the coding sequence ATGCCGAGCCAGATCGAAGCCTACTTCCGCACCCTCCGCGCGTGCGAGTTCGGGCGGCTGGACGAACAGGGCCACGCGTACCTGGACTACACCGGAACCGCGCTCTACGCGGACTCGCTGGTGCGCGGGCACGCGGCGCTGCTGGGCGGGTCCATCCTGGGCAACCCGCACTCCGACAGCCCATCGTCGCGCGACAGCACCGCGCACGTGGAGGCGGCGCGCGCGGCGGTGCTCCGCCACTTCGACGCGGATCCGGCGGAGTACGCAGTCTGCTTCACCGGCAACGCCAGCGGCGCGCTCCGGCTCGTCGGCGAGGCGTACCCGTTCGCGGCCGGCTCCCGCTTCGTTCTCTCTGCCGACAACCACAACTCCGTCAACGGTATCCGCCGCTTCGCCGAGCGCGCGGGAGCGGACGTCCGCTACGTCCCGCTGGACGGCGAGATGCGGATGGCCGACCCGGAGCCCGTGCTCGCCGGGGCGGACCGGAGCGCGCCCAACCTCTTCGCCTTCCCCGCGCAGTCCAACTTCTCCGGCGTGCGCCACCCGCTCGCCCTCGTCGGCCAGGCGAAGGAGATGGGCTACGACGTGCTGCTCGACGCCGCCGCGTTCGTGCCCACCAGCGCGCTCCGCCTGCGCGACGTACGGCCGGACTTCGTCGCCCTCTCCTTCTACAAGATGTTCGGCTATCCCACCGGCGTCGGCGCGCTGATCGCCCGGCGCGAGGCGCTGGCGCGGCTCCGGCGCCCGTGGTTCGCCGGCGGCACCGTGGAGTTCGTATCCACGCAACACCCGCTGCACATGCTCAAAGATGGCGCGGAGGCGTTCGAGGACGGCACGGTCAACTTCCTCGGCATCGCCGCCGTCCCCGCCGGCCTGCGCCTGCTGGAAGAGGTGGGGATGCAGCGCCTCGGCTACCATCTCGCCGGCCTCACGCGCCTGCTGCTGAACGCGCTGTCGGAGATGCGCCACCCGTGCGGCGCGCCGCTGGTCCGCATCTACGGCCCGCACGACGGCGAGGACCGCGGGGCCACCGTCGCCCTCAACATCCTGAACCGAGACGGCCACGCGGTAGATTACGAGATCGTGGAGACTCGCGCGGCTCAAGCCGGGGTTTCGGTCCGGGGCGGCTGCTTCTGCAACCCCGGCGCGGCCGAGCACGCCTTCGCCTTCCCTGCGAAGAATTCGCTCTGCTGCCTGCGCGTCCTCGCGCGCGACGGCTTCACCACCGGCCGCTTCCGCCGCTGCCTCGCCGGGCCGCCCGTCGGCGCCGTCCGCGTCTCCCTCGGCGTCGCCACCGTGGAATCCGACCTCCGCCGCTTCCTCACCGTCGTCGAATCCTTCCGGGGCGAGGCCGGTCACCGAGCGCGCCGCGAACCCGCGGCCGGGGTCATCGGCACCCCTGGCGCGGCAGCATGA
- a CDS encoding putative toxin-antitoxin system toxin component, PIN family has protein sequence MPQIVLDTNVLVAGLRSNRGASYRLLSLVGTGQFEINLSVPVVLEYEDVLLRREVGIPVSPQGISDILDYLCSAGRHHAIFFLWRPYLKDPQDDMVLELAVKSDSRVIVTFNKKDFAGCERFGIRPLDPREFLSSIGALP, from the coding sequence ATGCCACAGATCGTACTCGACACCAACGTTCTCGTCGCGGGGCTCCGATCCAATCGGGGCGCGTCCTACCGCCTACTGTCGCTGGTGGGAACGGGCCAGTTCGAGATCAACCTGTCCGTGCCAGTGGTGCTCGAATACGAGGACGTGCTGCTGAGGCGCGAGGTGGGCATCCCCGTCTCGCCGCAGGGAATCTCGGACATTCTCGACTACCTGTGCTCGGCGGGCCGGCACCACGCGATCTTCTTTCTGTGGCGTCCGTATCTGAAGGACCCGCAGGACGACATGGTCCTGGAACTTGCAGTGAAGTCCGACAGTAGGGTGATCGTGACGTTCAACAAGAAGGATTTCGCGGGGTGCGAAAGGTTCGGCATTCGGCCGCTCGACCCGCGGGAGTTTCTAAGCAGCATAGGAGCACTGCCATGA
- the alaS gene encoding alanine--tRNA ligase has translation MRADEIRSRFLDYFARNGHEVRPSSSLVPADDPTLLFVNAGMVQFKKVFLGMEEVPFRRATTSQKSVRAGGKHNDLEQVGFTARHHTFFEMLGNFSFGDYFKRDAIRFAWELLTVELGIPAERLWITVHYTDDEAEKLWQEIAGLPLERIFRLGDKDNFWQMADTGPCGPCSEIHFDLRPGDLRGTELAKEDFEVHGEAGEFLELWNLVFMQYDRDADGVLTPLPAPSIDTGAGLERLASVLQGVPTNYHTDLFTPLIERAVEVVGVPYEYGTPQGSSYHVLADHARATAFLLADGVFPSNEGRGYVLRRILRRAVRHAWLLGRREPTLVEVVDATIARMGETYPELAQRRDYILRNTRAEEERFLATIDGGMRRFDEMAPAGGSGTVAGADVFRLYDTFGFPPDLTELMAAERGYGVDMAGFDAELEAQRKRSREDRAASGIGVGADALAMGWEEAPGAAGAEQEFAAYRATELETDVLAFRRLDDGRLAVQLRENPFYAESGGQVSDTGAIHGEGWTMAANEVRRVAGRVAVIGPVEGDFTPGRVRAVVEEPLRRDTERNHTATHLLQAALRGVLGEHVHQQGSLVEPGRLRFDFSHSGPLTADEVGEVESRVNRAIWQNGEVTTAQMGYRDAIGRGAMALFSEKYGDVVRVVEIPGVSMELCGGTHVRTTGQIGLFRIVSESGVAAGVRRIEAVTGPEAFERVRRDERTLREAASLLKTREENLIPRLQTVLEEHRDLHRQLDKARVSGGDDVVAKLLASAVAVDGTRVVASAVEVADADGLRVVGDRLREALGSGIGVLAADVGGRTSLMAVATDDMIQRGVRADRVVREVAALAGGKGGGKPHMAQAGVSLPEQVPAALARVVEIVRPMLAESAA, from the coding sequence ATGCGCGCCGACGAGATCCGTTCCCGCTTCCTCGACTACTTCGCCCGCAACGGGCACGAGGTACGCCCCTCGTCGTCGCTGGTGCCCGCCGACGACCCCACGCTGCTGTTCGTGAACGCCGGCATGGTGCAGTTCAAGAAGGTCTTCCTGGGCATGGAGGAGGTGCCGTTCCGCCGCGCCACCACGTCGCAGAAGAGCGTGCGCGCCGGCGGGAAGCACAACGACCTGGAGCAGGTGGGCTTCACGGCGCGGCACCACACCTTCTTCGAGATGCTGGGCAACTTCTCGTTCGGCGACTACTTCAAGCGCGACGCGATCCGCTTCGCCTGGGAGCTGCTGACGGTGGAGCTGGGCATCCCCGCCGAACGGCTGTGGATCACCGTGCACTACACGGACGACGAGGCGGAGAAGCTGTGGCAGGAGATCGCCGGGCTGCCGCTGGAGCGCATCTTCCGGCTGGGCGACAAGGACAACTTCTGGCAGATGGCCGACACCGGCCCCTGCGGCCCCTGCTCGGAGATCCACTTCGACCTGCGCCCAGGCGACCTGCGCGGGACGGAGCTGGCGAAGGAGGACTTCGAGGTCCACGGCGAGGCGGGCGAGTTCCTGGAGCTGTGGAACCTGGTGTTCATGCAGTACGACCGCGACGCGGACGGTGTGCTCACGCCGCTGCCGGCGCCGTCCATCGACACGGGCGCGGGTCTGGAGCGTCTCGCCTCCGTGCTCCAGGGTGTGCCGACGAACTACCACACCGACCTGTTCACCCCGCTCATCGAGCGCGCGGTCGAGGTCGTGGGCGTGCCCTACGAGTACGGCACGCCGCAGGGCTCGTCGTACCACGTGCTGGCCGACCACGCGCGCGCGACGGCGTTCCTGCTGGCGGACGGCGTCTTCCCGAGCAACGAGGGCCGCGGCTACGTGCTGCGCCGCATCCTCCGCCGCGCGGTGCGGCACGCCTGGCTGCTGGGCCGCCGCGAGCCCACGCTGGTGGAGGTGGTGGATGCGACCATCGCGCGCATGGGTGAGACCTATCCCGAGCTGGCGCAGCGCCGCGATTACATCCTACGCAACACGCGGGCGGAGGAGGAGCGCTTCCTGGCCACCATCGACGGCGGGATGCGGCGGTTCGACGAGATGGCGCCCGCGGGTGGGTCCGGCACGGTGGCGGGCGCGGACGTCTTCCGCCTGTACGACACCTTCGGCTTCCCGCCGGACCTGACGGAGCTGATGGCGGCGGAGCGCGGCTACGGCGTGGACATGGCCGGCTTCGACGCGGAGCTGGAGGCGCAGCGCAAGCGCTCGCGCGAGGACCGCGCGGCCAGCGGCATCGGCGTGGGGGCCGATGCGCTGGCGATGGGCTGGGAAGAGGCGCCAGGCGCCGCGGGTGCCGAGCAAGAGTTCGCCGCCTACCGCGCGACGGAGCTGGAGACGGACGTGCTCGCCTTCCGCCGCCTGGACGACGGGCGCCTGGCGGTGCAGCTCCGCGAGAACCCGTTCTACGCCGAGAGCGGCGGCCAGGTGAGCGACACCGGCGCCATCCACGGCGAGGGCTGGACGATGGCGGCCAACGAGGTGCGTCGCGTGGCGGGGCGCGTGGCGGTGATCGGCCCGGTGGAGGGCGACTTCACGCCCGGCCGCGTCCGCGCGGTGGTCGAGGAGCCGCTACGCCGCGACACCGAGCGGAACCACACGGCCACGCACCTGCTCCAGGCCGCTCTCCGCGGCGTGCTGGGCGAGCACGTGCACCAGCAGGGCTCGCTCGTGGAGCCCGGCCGCCTGCGCTTCGACTTCTCGCACAGCGGCCCGCTCACGGCCGACGAGGTGGGCGAGGTGGAGAGCCGCGTGAACCGCGCGATCTGGCAGAACGGCGAGGTGACCACGGCGCAGATGGGCTACCGCGACGCGATCGGCCGCGGCGCGATGGCGCTCTTCTCGGAGAAGTACGGCGACGTGGTGCGCGTGGTGGAGATCCCCGGCGTGAGCATGGAGCTGTGCGGCGGCACGCACGTGCGGACCACGGGGCAGATCGGCCTCTTCCGCATCGTCTCGGAGAGCGGCGTGGCCGCGGGCGTGCGCCGCATCGAGGCGGTGACCGGGCCCGAGGCGTTCGAGCGCGTCCGCCGCGACGAGCGCACCCTGCGCGAGGCTGCGTCGCTGCTCAAGACGCGCGAGGAGAACCTGATCCCGAGGCTCCAGACGGTGCTGGAGGAGCACCGCGACCTGCACCGCCAGCTCGACAAGGCGCGCGTGTCGGGAGGCGACGACGTGGTGGCGAAGCTCCTGGCGTCCGCCGTCGCGGTGGACGGGACGCGCGTGGTCGCTTCGGCCGTGGAGGTGGCGGACGCCGACGGGCTGCGGGTGGTGGGCGACCGCCTGCGCGAGGCGCTGGGCAGCGGCATCGGCGTCCTCGCGGCCGACGTGGGCGGGCGGACGTCGCTGATGGCGGTGGCTACGGACGACATGATCCAGCGCGGCGTTCGGGCAGACCGCGTGGTACGCGAGGTGGCGGCGCTGGCGGGCGGCAAGGGCGGCGGCAAGCCGCACATGGCGCAGGCCGGCGTCTCTCTGCCGGAGCAGGTGCCCGCTGCGCTCGCCCGCGTGGTGGAGATCGTGCGCCCCATGCTCGCCGAATCCGCCGCGTGA
- a CDS encoding NAD(P)H-dependent oxidoreductase, giving the protein MDATNRQLRVLGIAGSLRRESYNRRLLAAAAELAPETMRIDPFDLSAIPLYNGDLDNDEARPEPVRALKDAITAADAVLFVTPEYNHTVPGVLQNAIDWASRPGGKSPLAGKPVGMMGASPGAIGSARAQQQLKIVLFSTLSHLMPHAGIVVYMAGEKFDAYGKLTFEPTRKFITAYLQQLDAWTRRMSAPPVS; this is encoded by the coding sequence ATGGACGCCACCAACCGGCAGCTTCGGGTGCTCGGCATCGCCGGCAGCCTGCGGCGCGAATCGTACAACCGCCGCCTCCTGGCCGCCGCCGCCGAGCTCGCGCCGGAGACGATGCGCATCGACCCGTTCGACCTCTCCGCGATTCCGCTTTACAACGGGGACCTGGACAACGACGAGGCCCGGCCGGAACCCGTGCGCGCCCTCAAGGACGCCATCACTGCTGCGGATGCGGTGCTGTTCGTGACGCCGGAGTACAACCACACGGTGCCGGGCGTGCTGCAGAACGCCATCGACTGGGCGTCGCGGCCGGGCGGGAAGTCGCCGCTGGCGGGCAAGCCGGTGGGGATGATGGGCGCGTCGCCGGGTGCGATCGGGAGCGCGCGGGCGCAGCAGCAGCTCAAGATCGTCCTCTTCTCCACGCTGTCGCACCTCATGCCGCACGCCGGCATCGTCGTCTACATGGCGGGCGAGAAGTTCGACGCGTACGGCAAGCTCACCTTCGAGCCCACGCGGAAGTTCATCACGGCCTACCTCCAGCAGCTCGACGCCTGGACCCGCCGCATGTCCGCCCCGCCCGTGAGCTGA
- a CDS encoding amino acid permease, with product MPGPVSPPPPDTSSEAEFKQGLSLLDATMLVVGSMIGSGIFIVSADIARQMNSPGALLAVWVITGLITLFGALSYGELAAAMPKAGGQYVFLREGLGPLPGFLYGWTLFLVIQTGTIAAVAVAFSKFLGVFFPQVSPDLFLKLGKLPMPGGVIELGLSWQRVVGIVLIALLTAVNMRGLREAKWIQNVFTFAKTGALLALIVLGLTLGYNSDAVRSNFFRPWEGTPTGSVLMLAFGAAMVGSLFSSDAWNNVTFAAAEVRRPERNLPLALALGTGLVTLLYVLANVAYLVVLKLSAIQTADQDRVGTLALEHMFGPVGKYLMAGAILVSTFGCLNGLILAGARVYYAMARDRLFFQAAGRISPKTHVPTFALLVQGVWTALLTLTGSYGQLLDYVIFAALVFYVLTTMALFSLRRKRPDMPRPYKAFGYPVIPALYMLAALTVAVLLLFSKPAYSFAGLFIVLLGIPVYYLWRRGSGRADAAEG from the coding sequence ATGCCCGGCCCCGTCTCGCCGCCGCCCCCCGACACCTCCTCCGAAGCAGAGTTCAAGCAGGGCCTCTCGCTCCTGGACGCCACGATGCTCGTGGTCGGGTCCATGATCGGCTCGGGCATCTTCATCGTCTCGGCAGACATCGCCCGGCAGATGAACTCGCCCGGCGCGCTGCTGGCCGTGTGGGTCATCACCGGGCTGATCACGCTGTTCGGTGCGCTGTCGTACGGCGAGCTGGCGGCCGCGATGCCCAAGGCGGGCGGCCAGTACGTCTTCCTGCGCGAGGGGCTGGGGCCGCTTCCCGGCTTCCTGTACGGGTGGACGCTCTTCCTCGTCATCCAGACGGGCACCATCGCCGCGGTGGCGGTCGCGTTCTCCAAGTTCCTGGGCGTCTTCTTCCCGCAGGTCTCGCCCGATCTCTTCCTCAAGCTGGGCAAGCTGCCCATGCCGGGCGGGGTGATCGAGCTGGGGCTGTCGTGGCAGCGCGTGGTGGGCATCGTGCTAATCGCACTGCTCACGGCCGTGAACATGCGCGGGCTGCGCGAGGCGAAGTGGATCCAGAACGTGTTCACCTTCGCGAAGACGGGCGCCCTTCTCGCGCTGATCGTGCTGGGCCTCACGCTCGGCTACAACTCCGACGCGGTGCGCTCCAACTTCTTCCGCCCGTGGGAGGGCACGCCTACCGGGAGCGTGTTGATGCTGGCGTTCGGCGCGGCGATGGTGGGCTCGCTCTTCTCGTCCGACGCGTGGAACAACGTTACCTTCGCCGCGGCCGAGGTGCGGCGGCCGGAGCGCAACCTGCCGCTGGCGCTGGCGCTGGGCACCGGGCTGGTGACGCTGCTGTACGTGCTGGCGAACGTCGCGTACCTTGTCGTCCTCAAGCTCAGCGCGATCCAGACGGCGGACCAGGACCGCGTGGGCACGCTGGCGCTGGAGCACATGTTCGGGCCCGTGGGCAAGTATCTGATGGCGGGCGCGATCCTGGTCTCCACCTTCGGCTGCCTGAACGGGCTGATCCTGGCGGGGGCCCGCGTCTACTACGCGATGGCGCGCGACCGGCTCTTCTTCCAGGCCGCCGGCCGCATCTCGCCGAAGACGCACGTGCCCACCTTCGCGCTGCTGGTGCAGGGCGTGTGGACGGCGCTGCTCACGCTCACCGGGTCGTACGGACAGCTCCTGGACTACGTGATCTTCGCGGCGCTCGTCTTCTACGTTCTGACGACGATGGCGCTCTTCTCGCTGCGCCGGAAGCGGCCGGACATGCCGCGGCCGTACAAGGCGTTCGGCTACCCGGTGATCCCCGCGCTGTACATGCTGGCCGCGCTGACGGTGGCCGTGCTGCTCCTCTTCTCCAAGCCCGCGTACAGCTTCGCGGGGCTCTTCATCGTCCTCCTCGGCATCCCCGTCTACTACCTCTGGCGCCGCGGCTCCGGCAGGGCGGACGCGGCCGAGGGCTAG
- a CDS encoding energy transducer TonB → MFDVVTGRRQDRKEPARAAAVSVGVHVLLIALLVMLTRGGATLFQPVGVNDSMALGAPGGGGGGGGGGGETVTYVDVPPPPPPPPPTPEPDPLQTPVPPPVVPPVPTPPVQQPKPQAQPTPAPAQPAPATNPAPGPGAGAGPGQGSGQGAGQGPGSGPGSGGGSGGGTGGGIGSGTGPGTGAGRIRPPTTEVLLIPPQRPRNLGTRDVILRLSVDERGKVREVEVVTPTGNRGYDDSLKRTAMAWEFSPAREQDTNRPVAAKLDVTVTI, encoded by the coding sequence GTGTTCGACGTGGTCACGGGCAGGCGGCAGGACCGTAAGGAACCGGCGCGGGCGGCGGCGGTGTCGGTGGGCGTGCACGTGCTGCTCATCGCGCTGCTCGTGATGCTCACGCGCGGCGGCGCCACGCTCTTCCAGCCGGTGGGCGTGAACGACTCCATGGCCCTGGGCGCGCCGGGCGGAGGCGGCGGGGGTGGCGGAGGCGGTGGCGAGACCGTAACCTACGTGGACGTTCCTCCCCCTCCGCCCCCACCCCCGCCCACTCCCGAGCCGGACCCGCTGCAGACACCGGTGCCGCCCCCCGTGGTGCCGCCCGTGCCCACGCCTCCGGTCCAGCAGCCCAAGCCGCAGGCGCAGCCCACGCCGGCTCCCGCGCAGCCCGCGCCCGCGACGAATCCGGCGCCAGGTCCGGGCGCGGGAGCCGGACCGGGGCAGGGAAGCGGTCAGGGCGCGGGCCAGGGTCCCGGCAGCGGCCCCGGATCGGGAGGCGGAAGCGGAGGGGGAACGGGCGGGGGGATCGGCAGCGGGACGGGGCCTGGCACGGGCGCCGGCCGCATCCGCCCGCCGACGACGGAGGTGCTGCTGATCCCCCCGCAGCGGCCCCGGAACCTGGGCACGCGCGACGTGATCCTGCGCCTGAGCGTGGACGAGCGCGGCAAGGTGCGCGAGGTGGAGGTGGTCACGCCCACGGGCAACCGCGGCTACGACGACTCGCTGAAGCGCACCGCCATGGCGTGGGAGTTCAGCCCCGCGCGCGAGCAGGACACCAACCGGCCGGTCGCGGCCAAGCTGGACGTGACGGTCACCATCTAG
- a CDS encoding threonine synthase, with product MKISDLPAGGATHLECTRCGATYASEEIHRLSPCCERPLYPRYDLDAIGARLRREDLAGRSADLWRYAELLPVRDPANAVRLGEGWTPMIDTPRLADALGITQCWIKDEGQNPTASFKARGLCMAVSRAKELGINEVALPSAGNAGSATAAYAAAAGMAAHIVVPRDTPFAIVEEMRALGADVELFDGLITDCGARVAEGVKAHGWFDLSTLKEPYRVEGKKTMGYEVAEQLDWTLPDAIVYPTGGGTGLVGMWKAFHEMERMGWIGSARPKMISVQAAGCAPIVRAWERGDEHAEPWAGAHTYASGLRVPRAVGDFLILDAVRASRGAAVAIDDDEMRRWTPIVGGLTGIFCAPEGAATAAAVPLLRERGVLSANDSVVLFNTGSGLKYVG from the coding sequence TTGAAGATTTCCGACCTTCCCGCAGGCGGCGCCACGCACCTCGAGTGCACCCGCTGCGGCGCCACGTACGCCAGCGAAGAGATCCACCGCCTGTCGCCCTGCTGCGAGCGGCCGCTGTACCCGCGCTACGACCTGGACGCGATCGGCGCGCGGCTGCGGCGCGAGGACCTGGCCGGGCGCTCGGCGGACCTGTGGCGCTACGCCGAGCTGCTGCCCGTGCGCGACCCCGCCAACGCAGTCCGCCTGGGCGAGGGCTGGACGCCCATGATCGACACGCCGCGCCTGGCGGACGCACTGGGAATCACGCAGTGCTGGATCAAGGACGAGGGCCAGAACCCCACCGCGTCGTTCAAGGCGCGCGGGCTGTGCATGGCCGTGTCGCGTGCGAAGGAGCTAGGGATAAACGAGGTGGCGCTGCCGTCGGCCGGGAACGCGGGGAGCGCGACGGCGGCGTACGCGGCGGCGGCGGGCATGGCGGCGCATATCGTGGTCCCCCGCGACACGCCGTTCGCCATCGTGGAGGAGATGCGTGCGCTAGGAGCGGACGTGGAGCTGTTCGACGGCCTCATCACCGACTGCGGCGCCCGCGTGGCCGAGGGCGTGAAGGCGCACGGCTGGTTCGACCTCTCCACCCTCAAGGAGCCGTACCGGGTGGAGGGCAAGAAGACGATGGGCTACGAGGTCGCCGAGCAGCTGGATTGGACGCTGCCCGACGCCATCGTCTACCCCACCGGCGGCGGGACCGGCCTGGTCGGCATGTGGAAGGCGTTCCACGAGATGGAGCGCATGGGCTGGATCGGGTCCGCCCGCCCGAAGATGATCTCCGTTCAGGCGGCCGGGTGCGCGCCCATCGTCCGCGCGTGGGAGCGGGGAGACGAGCACGCGGAGCCGTGGGCGGGCGCGCACACGTACGCGTCGGGCCTGCGCGTGCCGCGCGCCGTGGGCGACTTCCTCATCCTGGACGCGGTCCGCGCGTCCCGCGGCGCCGCCGTCGCCATCGACGACGACGAGATGCGCCGGTGGACGCCAATCGTGGGCGGCCTCACGGGCATCTTCTGCGCCCCCGAAGGCGCCGCCACCGCCGCCGCCGTGCCGCTCCTCCGCGAGCGCGGCGTCCTCTCCGCCAACGACTCCGTCGTCCTCTTCAACACCGGCAGCGGCCTCAAGTACGTCGGGTAG